The Kocuria turfanensis genome contains the following window.
GTACTCGGGCGGGTAGTCCCAGGCGCCGACCACCTTGATGGACGCGCCGAGAGCCGGGGCGATCCGGGCCGCCCAGCGCAGCGCCTCCACGGACTGCTCGGATCCGTCGACCCCGACGACGACGGCTGAAGTTCCCTGTTCCATGCCCAATCCTTTGCTCTCGCGATCACGATGGTGCGCTCAGTATCACAGAGGGCAGGTGCGGACGGGCGAAGATGCGGGACCATGACCGTCCCGCCGGCCGGGCACGGGCTCAGTCCGCGCGCTCGGTCTCCTCGACGCGCTCCGTGCGCTGCTCCGTGCGCTCCTCGGTGCGCCCGGGCAGCACCAGGACCGGGCACCGGGCGTGCGCGACGCAGGCCGAGCTGACCGAGCCCATCAGCAGCCCCCGGAAGCCGCCGTGCCCCCGGCGGCCCACCACGAGCATCGCGGCGTCCTCGCTGTGCCGGATCAGCACCTTGGGCGGGTGGCCGAACTCCACGACCGTGCTCAGCCCGGCCGGCAGGTCGGCCCCGAAGGCCTTCTGCACCGCCTCGTCCACGTGCTTCCGGGCGAGCTCGTCGAAGTGGTCGTCCTTGAAGTGGACGAACCCGACGTACTCGGGGGGATTCTCCCAGGCCCCCACCGCCCGGATCCGCGCCCCGTACACGGGTGCGAGGCGCGCCGCCCAGCGCAACGCCTCCACGGACTGCTCGGACCCGTCGACGCCCACCACGATCACGGCGTCCGGTTCGTCGGCCATGCTGCCCCCTCCGCTGCTGCGCCGGCCGCCCTGCCGTGCCGGCCGTGCTGGGCCTCCAGTATCCCAGAGCCCCGCCGCCGCGGTCAGAGATGCGACAGGATGACGGAGCTGCGCGTGTGGTTGATGCCCTTCCACTCCCGGATCCGCACCATGACGTCCTCCAGGTGCGAGGTGTTCTGCGCCCGGATGAGGAAGATGCCGTCGGCCTCCCCCGTCACCGTGTAGGCGTCCGTCACCTCGGGGATCTCCGCCGCCATGGTCCGCATCATCGACGGGGACAGCCCGCCGTCGCAGTGCAGCTCCACGAAGGCCTCGATGTTCCAGCCCAGGACCGACTGGTCGATCTCCGCGGTGAAGCGCTTGACGGCCCCCGTCTGCTGCAGGGCGTCGACCCGCCGCTTCACCGCCGGGGCGGACAGACCCACCCGTTTGCCGATGGCGGCGTAGCTCCGGCGGCTGTCCTGGATCAGTGACGCAATGATCTGCTGGTCGATCTCGTCAAGACGCAACGAATAGTTCCTCCATCAGGCTGTATCGGGCTGGATGGTTCAATATGTCCCCGTTAGACTTTAGATGTCAACTGCGACGACTGTGTCGCAGGTCTCCTTCGCTCCGTACAGAAAGCTGGATGCTCCCGTGGCTCTCCTCCTCGTCTTCGGCCTCCCCGCCGTCCTCTTCACCGCGATCGGCCGCGCCGCCGCCCCGGCCCGCTCCACCTCGCTCGGCGAGACCGTCCGTCACGCGGGCAGCGACCTCGCCCGCGGCCTGCGGGTGTGCGCCATGACCTCCCCGCAGCACCTCCGCAGCGCCTCCGCCACCCGCTGAGCCGCCTCCGCCGGTGACGGTGCGCCCGCGCCGTCACCGGGATCCCACCCCCTGCACTCCGCCGCGCGGAGCCGTTTCTACCGGTGCGTCAAGTATTTACATCGGGGGACACGTGTTTCTGTTGCCAACGGACGGTCCAGGGGGTGTAGTTAGTGGATGGAGATTCTTCAGGCGGTACCCATGTCCACGGTGACGGAGGAAGTCGGCTGGCTGGCCGAGATCGACCGCGCAATCAATGCGGCGTTCGCTCCCATCACCGAAGTCTTCTCGACCATCGTCTTCTACCCCATCACGATCGGGGAGATCAGCTTTCCTTTCGTGGTCGCGTGGCTCATCGCGGCCGGCGTCATCTTCACCATCTACTTCGGGTTCATCCAGTTCCGCGGGCTCAAGGTCTCCTGGGACGTGGTGCGGGGCAAGTTCTCCTCGAAGGACGACCCCGGTGAGGTCCCCCACTTCCAGGCGCTGACCTCCGCGCTGTCCGGCACCGTGGGACTGGGCAACATCGCCGGCGTCGGCGCGGCGATGGCCCTCGGCGGACCCGGCGCCACCTTCTGGATGATCTGCGCCGGCCTGCTCGGCATGGCCACCAAGTTCGCCGAGTGCACCCTGGGCGTGAAGTACCGCGAGGTCCACGAGGACGGCACCGTCAGCGGCGGGCCCTTCCGGTACCTGCTCGTGGCCTACGGCAGGTTCGGCAGCGTCGTCGCCAAGATCTTCACCGGAATCTTCGCCATCGCGATCCTCCTCTTCGGCGCGGCCGGCGGCAACATGTTCCAGGCCAACCAGACCTTCGCCCAGGTGCAGAACGTCACCGGCGGCCCCGACGGCTTCCTCGGCAGCGCCGGCGCGGCCCTGATCTTCGGCATCATCCTGGCGGTCCTCGTCGGCCTGGTCATCATCGGCGGCATCAAGTCCATCGGTGCGACCACCAGCCGGCTGGTGCCGGCCATGGCCGCCGTCTACATCACCGCCTGCCTCGTGGTCATCCTCGCCAATCTCCCCAACGTCCCGGCGGCCTTCGGCGCCATCATCGACGGTGCCTTCTCCCCCGAGGGCATGGCCGGCGGCGTTCTGGGCGTCATGATCGTGGGCTTCCAGCGCGCGGCCTTCTCCAACGAGGCCGGCCTCGGCTCGGCCCCCATCGCGCACTCGGCCGTGAAGACCCGCCGCCCGGTGAGCGAGGGCTTCGTGGCGATGTTCGAGCCCTTCGTGGACACCGTGATCATCTGCACCATGACCGCCCTGGCGATCATCATCGCCGGCGCCCCGAGCCTGCAGGCCGGCATCGACCAGGTGCAGGCTGGGGGAGGCGCTCCCGACGGCGTCATCCTCACCTCGGACGCGTTCGCCACAGTGATCCCCTGGTTCCCGGTCGTCCTGGCCATCGCAGTGGTCCTGTTCGCGTTCTCGACGCTGATCACCTGGTTCTACTACGGTCTCAAGGCCTGGGAGTTCCTCTTCGGCCGCAGCCGGCTCAGCGACAACATCTTCCGCGGCATCTACCTGTTCTTCACGATCGCCGGGTGCGTGCTGACCTTCAGCGAGGTCATCGCGTTCGCGGACGCGGCCCTGTTCGTCTGCGGCTTCGTGAACCTCCTGGGCGTCTACATGCTGCTGCCCGTGATCAAGCGCGAGATGAAGGAGTACCTGGCCGACCGCAAGAGCGGCAAGCTCCACCTGCTCGGCGCGGAGGCGAGCGGCTCCACCGCCGTCCACCCGGAGTCCTCCCAGCACTGACCCGGTCCGGGACCGCCTCGGGCCTGCCCACACTCGCGGACACGACCGCCGAACGACGTCGTCCGGCCCTCCTCAGGAGGGCCGGACGACGTCGTTCACGGCACCCGCCGCGGCATCGGGGCGGGATCAGGCCGGACCGCCGGCCCCCGCCTGGTCCGCGGCGTCGCCGGGCTCGGCCGTGCCGCCGGGCTGCGCGTCGTGCCGGGACCGGCGCCAGGAGAACACCCCGACCACCACCACGAGCGCCCAGGAGGCGGCGACGGCGGCCAGCGCCGGCCACGACGGCCGGGAGGTGAAGGCCCCCAGGGCGGCGAAGCTGATCTGCCCCGGCATCCCGCCCAGCAGGGTCGCCGCCAGGTAGTCCCGCTGCGGGATGCGGACGAGCCCCGACCCGTAGCTGAGGGTCCAGTTCGGCAGGACCGGGCGCAGGACGAGCACCGTGAGGAAGCCCTTGCCGTCGAGCTTGCGCTCCACGGTCCCCATCCGGGGACCCGCGAGGCGGTACAGGGCGTCGCGGCCGAGGAAGCGGGCGAGCCAGTACCCGAGCCAGGCCCCGGCCGTGGTGGCCACCACGCCCACCACGCTGCCCTGGGCCATCCCGAAGAGGAACCCCCCGGACACCGCCATGATCGTCACCGGCACGGGCGTGGCCGCCACGAGCATGAACACCACCGCGAACACGAGCGGGCCCCAGGCCCCGAAGCCCTCGACGAACCCGCGGATCTGCTCCACCGTGGGCAGCTCGTGGCTGATGAGGTACCACACCGCCGCGGCCAGCAGCAGCAGCAGGACGCCGGCCTTGAGCACGGTCACCCAGACCGGACGGGAACCGCCCTTCCCCGCCTCCGGGTCCCGCGCAGGTTCGGTGCTCACGAGCGCCACTGTACCGACCGCCGTTCCCGGGACCGAGACCGCCCGGGGACAATGGACGGCATGGACATCACCGATCTGGACCCCGCAGAGGTCCTCTCCGTCTCCCACGACCTGCCCCACCCGCCGGCGGCGGTCTTCGCGGCGTTCACCGACCCGGACCGGCTCGCCGCGTGGTTCGGCCCGGAGGGCTGGAGCGTGCCCCGGGAGTCGGTGCTGCTCGAGGTCCGGCCCGGCGGACGGCAGCGCTTCCGCATGGTCAGCGACGCCGACCCCGCCCAGGTCGCCCCGGTGCACGCCACCTATCTGCGGGTCGAGCAGGACGCGCTGCTCGAGGGCCGCGAGGCGCTGCCCGGCCCGGACGGCCGGCCGCTGGACCAGCACGTGCTGGTGCGCACGGAGTTCCTCGCCACCGGGGACGGGGGCACCCTGCTCGTGCTCACGCAGGGGCCGTTGCCCGCCGTGGTGCACGCGGGCGCGGCGGCCGGGTGGCGCAGCTCCTTCGCCAAGCTCGAGGCGCTG
Protein-coding sequences here:
- a CDS encoding alanine/glycine:cation symporter family protein; the protein is MEILQAVPMSTVTEEVGWLAEIDRAINAAFAPITEVFSTIVFYPITIGEISFPFVVAWLIAAGVIFTIYFGFIQFRGLKVSWDVVRGKFSSKDDPGEVPHFQALTSALSGTVGLGNIAGVGAAMALGGPGATFWMICAGLLGMATKFAECTLGVKYREVHEDGTVSGGPFRYLLVAYGRFGSVVAKIFTGIFAIAILLFGAAGGNMFQANQTFAQVQNVTGGPDGFLGSAGAALIFGIILAVLVGLVIIGGIKSIGATTSRLVPAMAAVYITACLVVILANLPNVPAAFGAIIDGAFSPEGMAGGVLGVMIVGFQRAAFSNEAGLGSAPIAHSAVKTRRPVSEGFVAMFEPFVDTVIICTMTALAIIIAGAPSLQAGIDQVQAGGGAPDGVILTSDAFATVIPWFPVVLAIAVVLFAFSTLITWFYYGLKAWEFLFGRSRLSDNIFRGIYLFFTIAGCVLTFSEVIAFADAALFVCGFVNLLGVYMLLPVIKREMKEYLADRKSGKLHLLGAEASGSTAVHPESSQH
- a CDS encoding SRPBCC family protein, giving the protein MDITDLDPAEVLSVSHDLPHPPAAVFAAFTDPDRLAAWFGPEGWSVPRESVLLEVRPGGRQRFRMVSDADPAQVAPVHATYLRVEQDALLEGREALPGPDGRPLDQHVLVRTEFLATGDGGTLLVLTQGPLPAVVHAGAAAGWRSSFAKLEALLDRG
- a CDS encoding Lrp/AsnC family transcriptional regulator; the protein is MRLDEIDQQIIASLIQDSRRSYAAIGKRVGLSAPAVKRRVDALQQTGAVKRFTAEIDQSVLGWNIEAFVELHCDGGLSPSMMRTMAAEIPEVTDAYTVTGEADGIFLIRAQNTSHLEDVMVRIREWKGINHTRSSVILSHL
- a CDS encoding TVP38/TMEM64 family protein, yielding MSTEPARDPEAGKGGSRPVWVTVLKAGVLLLLLAAAVWYLISHELPTVEQIRGFVEGFGAWGPLVFAVVFMLVAATPVPVTIMAVSGGFLFGMAQGSVVGVVATTAGAWLGYWLARFLGRDALYRLAGPRMGTVERKLDGKGFLTVLVLRPVLPNWTLSYGSGLVRIPQRDYLAATLLGGMPGQISFAALGAFTSRPSWPALAAVAASWALVVVVGVFSWRRSRHDAQPGGTAEPGDAADQAGAGGPA
- a CDS encoding universal stress protein — protein: MADEPDAVIVVGVDGSEQSVEALRWAARLAPVYGARIRAVGAWENPPEYVGFVHFKDDHFDELARKHVDEAVQKAFGADLPAGLSTVVEFGHPPKVLIRHSEDAAMLVVGRRGHGGFRGLLMGSVSSACVAHARCPVLVLPGRTEERTEQRTERVEETERAD